The following coding sequences are from one Scylla paramamosain isolate STU-SP2022 chromosome 21, ASM3559412v1, whole genome shotgun sequence window:
- the LOC135110966 gene encoding trichohyalin-like isoform X34 produces the protein MVSAHNWRLACIACPSLPVLYALTSSDLETDATLLITDNRAYGWPPKGSGIREPSKSESPGSERQWQGDSWRRPNRWDQSPQTPTQQSMPSTPQPVQSAEPQANLVRDLNYFPYWDNDPPDQSPEGEPPVNSTMSVHAGDGDTLTGSENPTPWRKSSQHRNESPVASQPQHKSTLTWTPVQPATDSKQQQQANTNPPAKMSATVLRKRSADPPLAPQNECVTRVSQGQTDQGENREVRQPQQIRTRKIDTEPQNDRNSTDNNTKNKQEATDARPPIKRWRSRDETNPVKPRDDLTDRKNIFQRENSRDEERFRQEREKREELRNKRDELRRREQTEREKREELRKTEQEKEQENRSSIDDIRKRHEREREELRRLQEERDRQEAQMRQKSERDKIVNQQMNEKAEKDKQTGLNNQNKPLLRKTSRPEPEEVLRKTSRPEPEVLRKTSQLEPEQLLRKTSRPEPEEVLRKTSKPEPEVLRKTSRPEPEERVRKTSHPEPERMLKKTSRPEPEEVLRKTSRPEPEGLRKTSKPEPEGLLRKTSKIEPEEVLRKTSKLEPEGLLRKTSRPEPEGTLRKISKPESEGAQRKTSQPEPERVLRKTSGQETSEAPRKTSNQEPDKMCRKTSTEQMLKRSSKQEPEELLGKTSKQESDNEEPECLQDRVSRFGVQLRSRKQSNPPPPPKGPLPSESEEDLALMNDKNKLSNIKNKWESKIQNENEQRDRRRSLTQKPNKMENETSRKESMIENKPESRVETNETEKKPIKNSQTAPGKQLTQDQKDTQSKEGLQGKKDPSNKLVMHPTDQKERASEKPKDKDEKDSTEKVKQGLFFQDIKLKKAKTNIPEKTRPENKNFLEEVKLRKVETKPRPVHRVNSVVEFSDDEDDFLEERETPQPTPQTNTPKVQSQPPPPPPPPSSKKQKDEGSGPPPPPPMPGLPPPPPPQPGSHPKRPTSAVKKQKLDQLKKAARSRPDWNGLLRDIESGIKLRRLPSCDKMDRSTPMLPNSRGKGGKFVYESEKPMAHNQLLHEIHRGVKLRKVKTNDRSKPCFKALGVKKLRRQLTMENINKLESIPSSSDEEEDIDKMRDDLQATKGQLEDEIKNRKKLERESKIYKIDIAALQAEVKRLKRQLRSAGINDPKPMTNGEADEIVPKLEKSMSKLRMHEDEVLDFSELDTLETEINNLKGQVDSYKKQAEDYTNKYNEVNQKLIVAENSASEWELRSNYYEKKFKALQKEHCIELPDIEIVGVQTDPIDFTPPPPSSPTEDDDRIPFPMPSKSGSRRSFASSVHKMESFKEEEEDDEDDDEEEEETEEESEESEEETEEEDEEKAAEKRAQNAARRLERDIKLMTNKLNNIKSKEERTREERKTIRDRMIKCCHDMKAEREMYFKTKRELDEMASAFKASDDEDDSSEDEDDSDDSDDSDEEEVPRKKEEGEEWWLDDTTKKPIKLKKKKKKKLDANGEEEKDSEQLPDIQEPVWSESEQEESEVDDEKNDSEKRLTKLKTRTQKHEQKHATLRKDVSALKTKLEHSEELLAAEKRRRQRLDEELHIMLAELS, from the exons GCCTCCTAAAGGATCAGGAATTCGAGAGCCTTCAAAATCTGAAAGTCCTGGTTCTGAGCGTCAGTGGCAAGGAGACTCTTGGAGGCGACCCAATCGCTGGGACCAGTCACCACAAACTCCGACACAGCAGTCCATGCCTTCCACACCACAACCTGTCCAGTCTGCAGAGCCACAAGCAAATCTTGTCAGG GACTTGAACTACTTTCCCTATTGGGACAATGATCCACCAGACCAGAGTCCTGAGGGG GAGCCTCCAGTCAACAGCACTATGTCAGTGCATGCAGGTGATGGTGACACCTTGACTGGG AGTGAGAATCCAACTCCATGGAGGAAGAGTAGCCAACATAGG AATGAAAGTCCTGTAGCTTCACAACCTCAACACAAATCAACTTTA ACCTGGACTCCAGTTCAGCCAGCAACAGACAGCAAACAACAGCAA CAAGCAAACACAAATCCTCCAGCAAAAATGTCAGCTACAGTGCTCAGAAAAAGGAGTGCTGACCCACCACTTGCCCCACAGAATGAATGTGTAACTAGGGTCAGCCAAGGTCAGACAGACCAGGGAGAGAACAGGGAAGTAAGGCAGCCACAGCAGATAAGAACACGGAAAATAGACACTGAACCTCAGAATGACAGAAACTCTACAGATAATAATACAAAGAACAAGCAGGAAGCTACTGATGCACGTCCACCCATAAAAAGATGGAGGAGCAGGGATGAAACAAATCCTGTGAAACCCAGGGATGATTtaacagacagaaaaaatatatttcagaGGGAAAACAGCAGAGATGAAGAGCGTTtcagacaagaaagagaaaaaagggaagagctgagaaataaaagagatgaacttaggagaagagaacaaactgaaagagaaaagagagaggaactaCGAAAGACGGAAcaggaaaaagaacaggaaaacagaAGTTCAATAGATGATATACGCAAaagacatgaaagagagagagaagaactgaGGCGATTacaggaggaaagagacagacaggaagcaCAAATGAGACAGAAATCAGAAAGAGACAAGATAGTCAATCagcaaatgaatgaaaaggCTGAGAAAGATAAGCAAACAGGACTAAATAATCAGAATAAACCACTTTTAAGAAAGACTAGTAGACCTGAGCCTGAAGAAGTGTTGAGGAAGACCAGTCGACCTGAGCCTGAAGTACTGAGAAAGACAAGTCAGCTGGAACCTGAACAACTGTTACGGAAGACCAGTCGTCCTGAGCCTGAAGAGGTGTTGAGAAAGACTAGTAAACCTGAGCCTGAAGTACTGAGAAAGACCAGTCGACCTGAGCctgaagaaagagtgagaaaaacaaGTCATCCAGAGCCTGAACGAATGCTTAAGAAAACCAGTCGACCTGAGCCTGAAGAAGTGCTGAGAAAAACCAGTAGACCAGAGCCTGAAGGACTCAGGAAGACCAGTAAACCAGAGCCTGAAGGATTACTGAGAAAAACTAGCAAAATTGAGCCTGAAGAAGTGTTGAGAAAGACCAGTAAATTAGAGCCAGAGGGACTACTGAGAAAAACTAGTCGGCCAGAACCGGAAGGAACACTGAGGAAAATTAGTAAACCAGAGTCTGAAGGGGCACAAAGAAAGACTAGCCAACCTGAACCTGAAAGAGTATTGCGAAAAACAAGTGGTCAAGAAACTTCAGAAGCTCCCAGGAAGACAAGTAATCAAGAACCTGATAAAATGTGCAGAAAAACTAGCACTGAGCAAATGCTAAAAAGGAGCAGTAAACAAGAGCCTGAAGAATTACTGGGGAAAACTAGTAAACAAGAGAGTGATAATGAAGAGCCAGAATGCTTGCAGGACAGAGTAAGTAGGTTTGGTGTACAGCTAAGATCCAGGAAGCAGtcaaatccaccaccaccacctaaagGACCTCTTCCCTCTGAAAGTGAAGAAGACTTGGCTCTCATGAATGACAAGAATAAGTTGTCTAATATCAAAAATAAATGGgagtcaaaaatacaaaatgaaaatgaacagAGAGATAGAAGGCGAAGTTTGACCCAAAAACCtaataaaatggaaaatgaaacaaGTAGGAAGGAGTCCATGATTGAAAACAAACCAGAAAGTAGAGTTGAAACAAATGAAACAGAGAAGAAACCCATTAAAAATTCCCAAACAGCTCCTGGAAAACAACTAACTCAGGATCAAAAAGATACCCAAAGTAAAGAAGGCTTGCAAGGTAAAAAGGATCCTTCAAACAAGCTGGTAATGCATCCTACTGATCAAAAAGAGAGAGCTTCAGAAAAACCAaaggataaagatgaaaaagacaGTACAGAAAAAGTAAAGCAAGGTTTATTTTTCCAAGATATCAAATTAAAGAAAGCTAAAACAAATATTCCTGAAAAAACAAGACCAGAAAACAAAAACTTTCTTGAAGAAGTCAAATTACGGAAGGTTGAGACAAAACCGCGTCCTGTTCACCGT GTAAATAGTGTAGTAGAGTTCTCAGATGATGAGGATGACTTCTTAGAAGAAAGA GAAACACCACAGCCCACTCCTCAGACCAACACTCCG AAGGTGCAATCCCAgccaccaccccctccaccaccaccatcatctaaaaaacaaaaa GATGAAGGCTCAGgacctcccccacctcccccaatGCCTggactgccaccaccaccaccacctcagcctGGGAGCCACCCAAAGAGACCAACTTCTGCTGTCAAGAAACAAAAACTTGACCAACTTAAAAAGGCCGCCCGATCACGACCTGATTGGAATGGTCTACTGCGAGATATTGAG AGTGGTATTAAGCTTCGACGCTTGCCCTCCTGTGACAAAATGGACAGATCCACCCCTATGCTTCCAAACTCCAGAGGGAAAGGTGGCAAG TTCGTCTATGAATCAGAGAAGCCCATGGCCCACAATCAGTTGCTTCATGAAATTCATCGAGGTGTGAAGTTGCGTAAGGTCAAGACCAATGACAGGAGCAAGCCATGCTTCAAGGCTCTAG gtgTGAAGAAACTTCGCCGTCAACTTACtatggaaaacatcaacaaactGGAGAGCATTCCATCCTCCtcagatgaggaagaagatatTGATAAGATGAGGGATGACCTGCAGGCTACCAAAGGACAGCTTGAAGATGAGattaagaatagaaagaaactgGAAAGAGAAAGCAAGATTTATAAAATTGACATAGCTGCTTTACAAGCAGAAGTAAAAAGGCTGAAAAGACAACTAAGAAGTGCAGGCATTAATGATCCAAAGCCAATGACTAATGGTGAAGCAGATGAAATTGTGCCAAAATTAGAAAAATCCATGAGTAAATTACGAATGCATGAAGATGAAGTTTTGGACTTCTCTGAATTAGATACATTAGAGACTGAAATTAATAACCTTAAAGGTCAAGTAGATTCATACAAGAAACAAGCTGAGGActatacaaataaatacaatgaagtTAACCAAAAGTTAATTGTAGCTGAAAATTCTGCTTCAGAATGGGAGCTCCGTAGCAACTATTATGAAAAGAAATTCAAGGCCTTGCAGAAGGAACACTGCATTGAGCTCCCAGATATAGAAATTGTTGGTGTACAGACAGATCCTATAGATtttactccaccaccaccttcatcaccgaCAGAGGATGATGATAGGATACCTTTCCCCATGCCATCAAAATCAGGTTCCCGCAGAAGCTTTGCTTCATCAGTTCATAAAATGGAGAGctttaaagaggaggaagaggatgatgaagatgatgatgaggaggaggaggaaactgaagaAGAATCTGAAGAAtctgaagaagaaacagaagaggaagatgaagagaaagcaGCAGAGAAAAGAGCTCAAAATGCTGCACGAAGATTAGAAAGAGACATCAAGCTGATGACTAACAAACTTAATAACATAAAgtccaaagaagaaagaacacgagaggaaagaaagacaataagGGACAGAATGATAAAATGTTGTCATGACATGAAGGCTGAACGAGAGATGTACTTTAAAACTAAGAGAGAACTTGATGAAATGGCATCAGCTTTCAAAGCAtctgatgatgaagatgacagtagtgaagatgaagatgattcTGATGATTCTGATGATTCTGATGAGGAGGAAGTTcctaggaagaaagaagagggtgaAGAATGGTGGCTTGATGATACCACCAAAAAGCCAATAAAacttaagaagaaaaagaaaaagaaacttgatgctaatggagaagaggaaaaagattcTGAACAATTGCCTGATATACAAGAACCTGTGTGGAGTGAGTCTGAGCAAGAAGAGAGTGAGGTggatgatgaaaagaatgacAGTGAGAAAAGATTGACTAAACTTAAAACTAGAACACAAAAGCATGAGCAAAAACATGCCACTCTCAGGAAGGATGTAAGTGCTCTGAAGACTAAGTTAGAACATTCTGAAGAATTGCTTGCTGCAGAGAAGCGGAGACGCCAAAGATTGGATGAGGAACTTCACATTATGTTGGCTGAGTTATCATAG
- the LOC135110966 gene encoding trichohyalin-like isoform X13: MFPHMYKVRPPKGSGIREPSKSESPGSERQWQGDSWRRPNRWDQSPQTPTQQSMPSTPQPVQSAEPQANLVRDLNYFPYWDNDPPDQSPEGEPPVNSTMSVHAGDGDTLTGSENPTPWRKSSQHRNESPVASQPQHKSTLTWTPVQPATDSKQQQQANTNPPAKMSATVLRKRSADPPLAPQNECVTRVSQGQTDQGENREVRQPQQIRTRKIDTEPQNDRNSTDNNTKNKQEATDARPPIKRWRSRDETNPVKPRDDLTDRKNIFQRENSRDEERFRQEREKREELRNKRDELRRREQTEREKREELRKTEQEKEQENRSSIDDIRKRHEREREELRRLQEERDRQEAQMRQKSERDKIVNQQMNEKAEKDKQTGLNNQNKPLLRKTSRPEPEEVLRKTSRPEPEVLRKTSQLEPEQLLRKTSRPEPEEVLRKTSKPEPEVLRKTSRPEPEERVRKTSHPEPERMLKKTSRPEPEEVLRKTSRPEPEGLRKTSKPEPEGLLRKTSKIEPEEVLRKTSKLEPEGLLRKTSRPEPEGTLRKISKPESEGAQRKTSQPEPERVLRKTSGQETSEAPRKTSNQEPDKMCRKTSTEQMLKRSSKQEPEELLGKTSKQESDNEEPECLQDRVSRFGVQLRSRKQSNPPPPPKGPLPSESEEDLALMNDKNKLSNIKNKWESKIQNENEQRDRRRSLTQKPNKMENETSRKESMIENKPESRVETNETEKKPIKNSQTAPGKQLTQDQKDTQSKEGLQGKKDPSNKLVMHPTDQKERASEKPKDKDEKDSTEKVKQGLFFQDIKLKKAKTNIPEKTRPENKNFLEEVKLRKVETKPRPVHRVNSVVEFSDDEDDFLEERSEESDTESESEDSEEETDEDEETSEEESEEEEEEEEEEEKQTKIDNKAKKTETPQPTPQTNTPFEEVPRWEEPLTEEEEPELIWDQSTEDIISQSNNTLESPVPWWEQPQDAGSNNALESPVPWWEQPQDAGSNNTLESPVPWWEQPQDAGSNNALESPVPWWEQPQDAREWSPGSPVFKKDVFESMKVQSQPPPPPPPPSSKKQKDEGSGPPPPPPMPGLPPPPPPQPGSHPKRPTSAVKKQKLDQLKKAARSRPDWNGLLRDIESGIKLRRLPSCDKMDRSTPMLPNSRGKGGKFVYESEKPMAHNQLLHEIHRGVKLRKVKTNDRSKPCFKALGVKKLRRQLTMENINKLESIPSSSDEEEDIDKMRDDLQATKGQLEDEIKNRKKLERESKIYKIDIAALQAEVKRLKRQLRSAGINDPKPMTNGEADEIVPKLEKSMSKLRMHEDEVLDFSELDTLETEINNLKGQVDSYKKQAEDYTNKYNEVNQKLIVAENSASEWELRSNYYEKKFKALQKEHCIELPDIEIVGVQTDPIDFTPPPPSSPTEDDDRIPFPMPSKSGSRRSFASSVHKMESFKEEEEDDEDDDEEEEETEEESEESEEETEEEDEEKAAEKRAQNAARRLERDIKLMTNKLNNIKSKEERTREERKTIRDRMIKCCHDMKAEREMYFKTKRELDEMASAFKASDDEDDSSEDEDDSDDSDDSDEEEVPRKKEEGEEWWLDDTTKKPIKLKKKKKKKLDANGEEEKDSEQLPDIQEPVWSESEQEESEVDDEKNDSEKRLTKLKTRTQKHEQKHATLRKDVSALKTKLEHSEELLAAEKRRRQRLDEELHIMLAELS, from the exons GCCTCCTAAAGGATCAGGAATTCGAGAGCCTTCAAAATCTGAAAGTCCTGGTTCTGAGCGTCAGTGGCAAGGAGACTCTTGGAGGCGACCCAATCGCTGGGACCAGTCACCACAAACTCCGACACAGCAGTCCATGCCTTCCACACCACAACCTGTCCAGTCTGCAGAGCCACAAGCAAATCTTGTCAGG GACTTGAACTACTTTCCCTATTGGGACAATGATCCACCAGACCAGAGTCCTGAGGGG GAGCCTCCAGTCAACAGCACTATGTCAGTGCATGCAGGTGATGGTGACACCTTGACTGGG AGTGAGAATCCAACTCCATGGAGGAAGAGTAGCCAACATAGG AATGAAAGTCCTGTAGCTTCACAACCTCAACACAAATCAACTTTA ACCTGGACTCCAGTTCAGCCAGCAACAGACAGCAAACAACAGCAA CAAGCAAACACAAATCCTCCAGCAAAAATGTCAGCTACAGTGCTCAGAAAAAGGAGTGCTGACCCACCACTTGCCCCACAGAATGAATGTGTAACTAGGGTCAGCCAAGGTCAGACAGACCAGGGAGAGAACAGGGAAGTAAGGCAGCCACAGCAGATAAGAACACGGAAAATAGACACTGAACCTCAGAATGACAGAAACTCTACAGATAATAATACAAAGAACAAGCAGGAAGCTACTGATGCACGTCCACCCATAAAAAGATGGAGGAGCAGGGATGAAACAAATCCTGTGAAACCCAGGGATGATTtaacagacagaaaaaatatatttcagaGGGAAAACAGCAGAGATGAAGAGCGTTtcagacaagaaagagaaaaaagggaagagctgagaaataaaagagatgaacttaggagaagagaacaaactgaaagagaaaagagagaggaactaCGAAAGACGGAAcaggaaaaagaacaggaaaacagaAGTTCAATAGATGATATACGCAAaagacatgaaagagagagagaagaactgaGGCGATTacaggaggaaagagacagacaggaagcaCAAATGAGACAGAAATCAGAAAGAGACAAGATAGTCAATCagcaaatgaatgaaaaggCTGAGAAAGATAAGCAAACAGGACTAAATAATCAGAATAAACCACTTTTAAGAAAGACTAGTAGACCTGAGCCTGAAGAAGTGTTGAGGAAGACCAGTCGACCTGAGCCTGAAGTACTGAGAAAGACAAGTCAGCTGGAACCTGAACAACTGTTACGGAAGACCAGTCGTCCTGAGCCTGAAGAGGTGTTGAGAAAGACTAGTAAACCTGAGCCTGAAGTACTGAGAAAGACCAGTCGACCTGAGCctgaagaaagagtgagaaaaacaaGTCATCCAGAGCCTGAACGAATGCTTAAGAAAACCAGTCGACCTGAGCCTGAAGAAGTGCTGAGAAAAACCAGTAGACCAGAGCCTGAAGGACTCAGGAAGACCAGTAAACCAGAGCCTGAAGGATTACTGAGAAAAACTAGCAAAATTGAGCCTGAAGAAGTGTTGAGAAAGACCAGTAAATTAGAGCCAGAGGGACTACTGAGAAAAACTAGTCGGCCAGAACCGGAAGGAACACTGAGGAAAATTAGTAAACCAGAGTCTGAAGGGGCACAAAGAAAGACTAGCCAACCTGAACCTGAAAGAGTATTGCGAAAAACAAGTGGTCAAGAAACTTCAGAAGCTCCCAGGAAGACAAGTAATCAAGAACCTGATAAAATGTGCAGAAAAACTAGCACTGAGCAAATGCTAAAAAGGAGCAGTAAACAAGAGCCTGAAGAATTACTGGGGAAAACTAGTAAACAAGAGAGTGATAATGAAGAGCCAGAATGCTTGCAGGACAGAGTAAGTAGGTTTGGTGTACAGCTAAGATCCAGGAAGCAGtcaaatccaccaccaccacctaaagGACCTCTTCCCTCTGAAAGTGAAGAAGACTTGGCTCTCATGAATGACAAGAATAAGTTGTCTAATATCAAAAATAAATGGgagtcaaaaatacaaaatgaaaatgaacagAGAGATAGAAGGCGAAGTTTGACCCAAAAACCtaataaaatggaaaatgaaacaaGTAGGAAGGAGTCCATGATTGAAAACAAACCAGAAAGTAGAGTTGAAACAAATGAAACAGAGAAGAAACCCATTAAAAATTCCCAAACAGCTCCTGGAAAACAACTAACTCAGGATCAAAAAGATACCCAAAGTAAAGAAGGCTTGCAAGGTAAAAAGGATCCTTCAAACAAGCTGGTAATGCATCCTACTGATCAAAAAGAGAGAGCTTCAGAAAAACCAaaggataaagatgaaaaagacaGTACAGAAAAAGTAAAGCAAGGTTTATTTTTCCAAGATATCAAATTAAAGAAAGCTAAAACAAATATTCCTGAAAAAACAAGACCAGAAAACAAAAACTTTCTTGAAGAAGTCAAATTACGGAAGGTTGAGACAAAACCGCGTCCTGTTCACCGT GTAAATAGTGTAGTAGAGTTCTCAGATGATGAGGATGACTTCTTAGAAGAAAGA AGTGAAGAATCTGATACAGAATCAGAGTCAGAGGACTCAGAAGAGGAAACTGATGAAGACGAGGAAACATCAGAAGAagaatcagaggaggaggaggaggaggaggaggaggaggagaaacaaacaaaaatagataataaggCTAAGAAGACT GAAACACCACAGCCCACTCCTCAGACCAACACTCCG TTTGAGGAAGTTCCAAGGTGGGAGGAGCCATTAACTGAAGag GAAGAACCAGAGTTGATTTGGGACCAGTCTACAGAAGACATAATCTCTCAG TCTAACAATACTCTGGAAAGTCCTGTTCCATGGTGGGAACAACCTCAGGATGCAGGG TCTAACAATGCTCTGGAAAGTCCTGTTCCATGGTGGGAACAACCTCAGGATGCAGGG TCTAACAATACTCTGGAAAGTCCTGTTCCATGGTGGGAACAACCTCAGGATGCAGGG TCTAACAATGCTCTGGAAAGTCCTGTTCCATGGTGGGAACAACCTCAGGATGCCAGG GAATGGAGTCCAGGTTCACCAGTTTTCAAGAAAGATGTGTTTGAGAGTATG AAGGTGCAATCCCAgccaccaccccctccaccaccaccatcatctaaaaaacaaaaa GATGAAGGCTCAGgacctcccccacctcccccaatGCCTggactgccaccaccaccaccacctcagcctGGGAGCCACCCAAAGAGACCAACTTCTGCTGTCAAGAAACAAAAACTTGACCAACTTAAAAAGGCCGCCCGATCACGACCTGATTGGAATGGTCTACTGCGAGATATTGAG AGTGGTATTAAGCTTCGACGCTTGCCCTCCTGTGACAAAATGGACAGATCCACCCCTATGCTTCCAAACTCCAGAGGGAAAGGTGGCAAG TTCGTCTATGAATCAGAGAAGCCCATGGCCCACAATCAGTTGCTTCATGAAATTCATCGAGGTGTGAAGTTGCGTAAGGTCAAGACCAATGACAGGAGCAAGCCATGCTTCAAGGCTCTAG gtgTGAAGAAACTTCGCCGTCAACTTACtatggaaaacatcaacaaactGGAGAGCATTCCATCCTCCtcagatgaggaagaagatatTGATAAGATGAGGGATGACCTGCAGGCTACCAAAGGACAGCTTGAAGATGAGattaagaatagaaagaaactgGAAAGAGAAAGCAAGATTTATAAAATTGACATAGCTGCTTTACAAGCAGAAGTAAAAAGGCTGAAAAGACAACTAAGAAGTGCAGGCATTAATGATCCAAAGCCAATGACTAATGGTGAAGCAGATGAAATTGTGCCAAAATTAGAAAAATCCATGAGTAAATTACGAATGCATGAAGATGAAGTTTTGGACTTCTCTGAATTAGATACATTAGAGACTGAAATTAATAACCTTAAAGGTCAAGTAGATTCATACAAGAAACAAGCTGAGGActatacaaataaatacaatgaagtTAACCAAAAGTTAATTGTAGCTGAAAATTCTGCTTCAGAATGGGAGCTCCGTAGCAACTATTATGAAAAGAAATTCAAGGCCTTGCAGAAGGAACACTGCATTGAGCTCCCAGATATAGAAATTGTTGGTGTACAGACAGATCCTATAGATtttactccaccaccaccttcatcaccgaCAGAGGATGATGATAGGATACCTTTCCCCATGCCATCAAAATCAGGTTCCCGCAGAAGCTTTGCTTCATCAGTTCATAAAATGGAGAGctttaaagaggaggaagaggatgatgaagatgatgatgaggaggaggaggaaactgaagaAGAATCTGAAGAAtctgaagaagaaacagaagaggaagatgaagagaaagcaGCAGAGAAAAGAGCTCAAAATGCTGCACGAAGATTAGAAAGAGACATCAAGCTGATGACTAACAAACTTAATAACATAAAgtccaaagaagaaagaacacgagaggaaagaaagacaataagGGACAGAATGATAAAATGTTGTCATGACATGAAGGCTGAACGAGAGATGTACTTTAAAACTAAGAGAGAACTTGATGAAATGGCATCAGCTTTCAAAGCAtctgatgatgaagatgacagtagtgaagatgaagatgattcTGATGATTCTGATGATTCTGATGAGGAGGAAGTTcctaggaagaaagaagagggtgaAGAATGGTGGCTTGATGATACCACCAAAAAGCCAATAAAacttaagaagaaaaagaaaaagaaacttgatgctaatggagaagaggaaaaagattcTGAACAATTGCCTGATATACAAGAACCTGTGTGGAGTGAGTCTGAGCAAGAAGAGAGTGAGGTggatgatgaaaagaatgacAGTGAGAAAAGATTGACTAAACTTAAAACTAGAACACAAAAGCATGAGCAAAAACATGCCACTCTCAGGAAGGATGTAAGTGCTCTGAAGACTAAGTTAGAACATTCTGAAGAATTGCTTGCTGCAGAGAAGCGGAGACGCCAAAGATTGGATGAGGAACTTCACATTATGTTGGCTGAGTTATCATAG